The Desulfococcus multivorans DNA window TTACAGGGTCTGCATGAGGAGATCCGGCGTTTGGATGAGGTGCTGAAAAGCAGCGAAGCGGATTACGAGGAGACCGAAGCCCTCCTGAGAGCACGCGGTGATTTGATTTCAGAGGTGCAGGGTTTGCGAAATGAGACCGTCGACAAGATTCGGACGATTGAGATGGAACAGTCTCAGCTTCATATCAAGCGGGAGACCGTCGAAAGCCGAGTGGCGGAGCGTTACCAACGTCCTCTGGCAGCCTTTCGTCCCGAACTCGCCGATCTTGATTTGGGTCGCGGCATGACCGTGGACGAAACGGCGGCGGCCCTTGAGGAACTCCGACGGAAGTTGGAGCGGATCGGGGATGTCCATTTGGGGGCCATCGATGAATACAAGGCACTCACCGAACGGCATGAATTTCTGAAGACGCAGCAGGCGGATCTTGTAAAGGCCGTGGATGACCTTCATAAGGTGATCCGAAAAATCAACCGGGTTTCCCAGGACAAATTTCTGGATACTTTCGCCAGGATCAACGAAAAGCTGGAAGAGGTCTTCCCACGCCTCTTTTCAGGCGGTTCCGCCAGGCTGATCCTGACGGAACCGAACGATCCGCTGGAGACCGGCGTAGAATTCATGGTGCATCCTCCGGGGAAGAAGCTGACCCGATTGACGTTGCTGTCCGGCGGAGAGAAGGCCTTGTCGGCCATTGCCTTCGTGTTTTCCATTTTTCTGATCAAACCGGCGTCCTTCTGCATCATGGACGAGATTGACGCCCCCCTGGACGAGGCCAATGTTTATCGTTTCAACGAACTTCTCAGGATCATCGGTGAAAATTCACAGATCATTATGATCACCCATAAAAAGAAAAGCATGGAATTTGCCGATACCTTATTTGGTATCACCATGGAGCAAAAAGGTGTCTCAAGGATCGTTTCGGTCAATCTGGAAGGCCAGGCAGCACCGTTCAACTGAACGTCCTTTCCGGCGCCGAGACCGCCGGCATGTCTGAGCGGCGCACTTTCAGGCATGGACTCAGAGAGCGCCGCCATCGGAATATGCCGCGCCGGTACCGGCGTCCGCCGAGGATATCGTCAATAAATCAAGAAAGACATCGTCAATAAATCAAGGAGGATCGCGTCTGACCATGGGATGGTTTAAAAAGAAAAACAAGCAGGATCAAAAGGACGAAACAACGTCCAGGCCCGTTGAAGGCCAAGCTGATGAGATCGAAAATCGTCATTCACGTGCGGATGTTTCATCTCCGGATCACCGGGACTGCGACCCATCGGATGAGGATGCCGGGAGAAAAAAATCAAAGGGATTTTTTCGGCAGTTGAAACGGGGACTCTCCAAAACCCGGGATGTTCTCACTACCGATATCGACGAGTTGTTTCGCGGCAGGAAAAAGCTGGATGCGGATCTTCTTGAAGAGATTGAGGAACTCTTGATCACATCGGATATGGGGGTTGAGACAACCATGACGCTCATCGATCGGATTTCCAAAAAATCAGGAGGGATATCCAACGCCAAAGAGTTGAAGGCGGTCTTGAAGGCCGAGGTCTGCGCCTTGATGGCCAAGCCCGCTCCGGCAACAGCCTCTCCTCGAAAACCCCATGTCATTATGGTGGTGGGCGTCAACGGCGTCGGAAAGACGACGACAATCGGAAAACTGGCTGCCCGATTCGCCGGCGAAGGCAAGGGGGTCATTATCGGTGCGGCAGACACCTTTCGGGCGGCGGCCGTTGAACAACTGACGATTTGGGCCGAGCGGGCGGGGGTGGATATTGTGAAACATCGAGACAACGCCGACCCGGCGGCCGTGGCTTTCGACAGCGTCGAGGCGGCAACGGCCAGGGGAAAGGATATTGTCATTATCGATACGGCCGGGCGACTTCATACCAAAGTCAATCTTATGGAGGAACTCAAGAAAATCAAGCGTGCCGTCGCCAAGAAACTCCCCGACGCACCCCATGACATCTACCTCGTCATCGATGCCACAACCGGCCAGAACGCCCTGTCCCAGGCAAAGCTTTTCAACGATTCCATGGGAATCACCGGTTTGATACTGACGAAGCTGGACGGCACCGCCAAAGGCGGGGTCGTGATCGGTATCTGCAACACCCTGGATATTCCCCTGACCTATATCGGGGTTGGCGAAGGCGTGGATGACCTGCAAAAATTCGATCCCGAACAATATGCAGAGGCGCTCTTTAGTTGATATTCAAGAATTTGTAAGCCATGATTGTTGTAAATCCTTAGGCGAAGGCGATCCATAGACAAGAAGTTGAAAAAAGTGTTGATTGAAGCGGTTTTAGGTTGACAACCCCAACAAGCTACTGTATTCAGCTGACAATTGCAGTGCTTAAATGAAACGGCGGACAAGACGGTGTTCAATCAACACGGGGGGCAAGGAGACAGCACATGACAAAAGCGGATTTGATCGAAAAAATTGCTGAGGATACCGGTATCTCTAAAGCAATGGCGGCAAAGGCTCTGGAGTCGTTCATCGAGGGTATCGGTCAGGCCCTCAAAAAAAAGGACGGGAAGGTGACCCTGGTTGGATTCGGCAGCTTTTCCAAGATCCGACGGAAAGCCCGGAAGGGCCGCAATCCACAGACCGGCGAGGCGATCCGAATCAAGGCCTGCAACGTCGTGAAATTCCGGCCCGGCAAAAAACTCAAGGACGCCGTTTGACGACATAAAGAACGGAGAAGGGTTTATAGAGACACCGAAATTCCAAGAACGACCCAATAAAGAACGACCCAATAAAGATCAGAAGCTTTCCCCAGCAGGTGTGCCTGTCCGAACATCAGCCCGACAGGCACTTGTCTTGAATATTCGTCAATAGATGATCTTAAAATCGATGAATCCCTCCCGCGCCTCATCCCATTTGACGTCGATATCATCGACACGGGCGCTGGGGGATCCTTTTTTACACCATTCCAGCATGGCGGCGACCGCTTCCTGGGTGCCTTCGAAAACCGCTTCCACCGTTCCCTCCGGCCGATTTTTCACCCACCCCTTGATCCCGTGAGCGACGGCGGCCCGATGGGTTTCCGCCCGAAAGAACACGCCCTGGACCTTTCCTGAAATAATGACATGAGCTCTGGTGCCTTTCATTTTTCCTCCCTATGTTTCCGAGGTATACAGGGACAGACGCCCTGAACCGTTTTTCGTCAGCCCGGTTTCGGATTCCTGCGATTACAGAAGGTTTTGCAGGTCCGACTCGTCGATGATTTCAATCCCCAGCGTCTTGGCTTTGGCCAACTTGCTGCCGGGATTGCTGCCGACAACGAGGTAATCCGTCTGCCGGCTGATAGTCCCGGCCACTCTGCCGCCCGCGGCTTCTATGCGTGCTTTTGCTTCTATGCGGGTCATGCTTGCAAGGGTTCCGGTCAGAACGAATGTTTTGCCCACCAGGCGGCCCGATGCCGGATCATCCGTCATTATAAGAGAGACACCGCTTTTCAGCAATCGCTGAACAGCTTCCTGGTTTTCCTTCTGGTCAAAAAAATGCCGTACAGCGCCGGCAATCTCCAATCCGATCCCGTCGATCCGGGCCAACTCTTCGGTGGATGCCGCCGTGAGACGGTCAAGGGTTTTAAATTGTCGGGCCAGGATTTCGGCGGTGTTTTCACCGACATGACGGATGCCAAGGGCATATAGAAAACGGGAAAGGGGAAGGCGCCGACTGGCTTGAATGGCCTTGACCAGATTTCCGGCGGATTTGGGTCCCATTCGATCGAGCTGCGACAAGACAGCTTCATCCAGATGGAAAATGTCCGCATAGGAGCGGATCAATTGTCGATCCACCAACTGGTGGATAAGCTTACTTCCCAGTCCATCGATGTCGAAGGCGCTTTTGGCGGCAAAATGACGGATTTTCCCCTTGATCTGGGCTGGACAGTTGACGTTGATGCATCGGGTGACAGCCTCTCCTGGAATGCGTTTTGCCTCAGCGCCGCAGATCGGACAGGTCCGGGGCATGTCAAAAGGAAGTTCATTCCCGGTCCTCAGGGATGCAATGACCTTGACCACCTCCGGAATGACGTCTCCGGCCCGTTGGACCAGCACCGTATCGCCGATGCGAACGTCCTTGCGGCGAACCTCGTCCTCGTTATGAAGGGTGGCGTTGCTGACGGTCACGCCGCCGATCGCGACGGGTTCGAGTCGTGCGACGGGGGTGAGTGCCCCGGTGCGTCCGACCTGGATGTCGATATCGAGTACTTTTGTGGTTTCCTGAACGGCGGCGAACTTATAGGCGATGGCCCAGCGCGGCGCCCTGGCCTTGTCCCCCAGCCGCTGCTGGAATTCAATGCGGTCAACCTTGATGACCATGCCGTCGATGGCGTAGGGCAATTCGTGGCGGATCCGCTCCAATTCATGGAATCGGTTGAGAACCGCCTTGAGTCGGAGACCGTTTCGCACAAGTGGATTGACCGGAAACCCCAACTGTTTCAGGGCGAGAAGCAGTTCTCCGTGGGAATAAACCCTGAGGCCGTCGACATTTCCGATGCCGTAGACGAAGAATTTGAGAGGGCGTCTTGCCGTCACCTGAGAGTCGAGCTGCCGAAGGGAGCCCGCCGCGGCATTCCTGGGATTGGCGAACACAGGGAGCCCTTCTGCCGCGCGTTCGGTATTGAGCTGTTGAAAACCCCCGACATCGATGAAAACTTCTCCGCGCACTTCGATTCGTCGGGGGATGTCCCCCGAGCCCCGACTTAAAAGGATCAACGGGAGGGATCGGATGGTTCGAGCGTTTTCGGTGATCACCTCGCCGGTGATCCCGTCACCCCGGGTCGAAGCCATGACCAGTCTGCTGTCTTCATAAACCAGCTCGACGGCTACACCATCCATTTTGGGTTCGGTGACGTAGAGAACTTCGTCCGGAATGTCCAGCAGGCGTTTGACCCGGGCGTCGAATTCAATCACGTCCGCATCGTTGAAGGCATTGTCGAGGCTCAGCATGGGGACGGAGTGGCGCACCGTGGCGAATTTGGAGAGGGGTGGCGCGCCTACCCGCGCGGTGGGCGAGCCGGGATCCGCCAATGCCGGATAGGCTGTCTCCAGGTCGATGAGCTCCTGCATCATCCGGTCGAATTCGGCATCGGATATCTCCGGATCATCCAGAACATGGTACCGGTGGTTGTGGTAGTGGATGGCCTGCCTGAGCGCTTCGGCCCGACGGACAACGGATTCTGGAACATTCGGGACTACAGGGGATTCTGGCATAGGTCTTTCATCGCCTCGATGAGCGTTTGGCGGCTTTCGCGGAACCGGTCGAGCTTGAAGCCGGGCTTCCAGGAAAGGGTCGTCAGTTCGTCGGAAACCACGAGGACGGCCCCAATCTGAATGCCTCGGTAGCGTCCTGCGGTGAAGAGGGCCGAGAGTTCCATTTCCACTGCCAGAGCGTTTCTGGCCTGAAATTCGGTCACTTTTTCGGGCGTTTCCCGGTAAATGGCGTCGGTGGACCAGACCAATCCCTCCAGAAAATCGCAGCCCCGGCCCGTCAGAACGGTCTTGATTCTTCGGTTCAGTGTTTCTGACGGACGGGCGGTGTCCAGGAGCGATGCGTCGTATCCCAGTGAGGTTCCTTCGTCGATGATGGCTCCGGTGGGGACGATGATGTCGCCGATGGTCGCTTTTGGAGAAATGGCGCCGCACCATCCCATAAAACAGATCTCCCGGGCGCCCCAGGCGATCAAAGGCTCCAGGAGCATGACCGCGTAAGGGGCGCCGACCACCGGACCGATGACGGCATACCGCGCATCGGCGTCCAGGAACAGGCGGCTCATCAATAAGCGGCTCGGGTGCTCCGCGGCGGGAAGGATGCGAACCAGACGCTCGAAGTCGGGTCCGCTGCTGATCATCATCGCAAGCGGGCCGAGTTTTGGGGACTTTCGTCCGACGATCGGGCGGACAATGGCGGTCTTCGAGTTCTTCAAAGGCGCTTCAGACGGGTCCGGAAAGGTTTGACAGTTCATCCTTGATTTCGTCGATGGTGTCATAGAACCAAAGAATATCTTCGATGGAAAGGCGGCCGGCCTTGACCGGCGCCCGTTCCGTTCCGTCTTTTTTTGTCAGGATCCGAGGACCGATCTGTACCTTGGGTTCCCCATCTCCATATTGGTTGATGGTTACGATCAAACCGGTTTCTTCACATTTCCATTTCTTCAGAACTTTGTCTTTCGAGGGATCAAAAGCCATAACAACTCCTCAATACGGTGTTTGTTTCATGTGCTCAACTTTCGACTTTCGTAGGCCGTTTCCTCCCGGCACCGCTTTCCGGTCACCATCATGAAAGTCGAAAGTTGAGTCATGTGGATATTTTGGAAAAATCGGCGAATCGTTCAAACATCTTTGCAATCTTTCGGAGCAGGGCAAGGCGGTTGTTGCGGCGCCCGATATGATCCGTCATCACCATAACGCCGTCGAAAAAGGCGTCCACCGGGTTCTTGAGGGATGCAATATCGAGGAGCGCCTCCTCGAAGCGGCCTTCCGACAACCGATGTTGAACACGGTCGTTTACGGTCTTGAAGGCGGAGAAAAGCCCGGATTCGCTATCGTGTTCGAACAGGCTTTCGTCCACTCCGGAAAGATCGGCTCCCTCGGCGTCGCTTTTTTTGATGATGTTCACAACCCGCTTGAAAGCCGCCGCCAGAAGATCGAAGTCGGTTTCGGCCTTGAGTTTCTCGAGAGCCGCAACGCGTTTCCAGACATGGGGAATATGATCGATGGAGATGTCGGTCACCGATGCGATAACGTCCCTGGAATAACCGTCCTCTTCAAGGATGTGTGCCATACGTCCCTTCAGGAATCCGTAGACCGCGCCGGCGGTCTCTTCGGCAGGCCGCGTACTCACGTCGGCGAAGGCGGCTACACTTCGATCAATCAGTGCTTCCAGGGAAAACGAGAAGTCGTAGGCGTTCATGATCTGCAGGATCCCTATGCCTTGACGTCTTAAAGCGTAGGGGTCGGAGGCGCCGGTGGGGGCCAACCCGATGCTGAAGCACCCGCAGATGGAATCGATCTTGTCGGCGACGGCGAGCGTCGCACCGGTCGGTGAAGAGGGTAGGGGCCCCCCGGAGTATGTGGGGCGATAATGTTCTTCAATGGCCGTCGCCACCGCATCCGGCTCTCCGGCGAGCGTGGCGTAGATGCGTCCCATGATGCCTTGGAGTTTGGGGAATTCGATCACTACCTGGCTGACCAGGTCTGCTTTGCATAGCCGGGCTGCCCGGGAAACGTCCGCCTTGAGGTCGCCATCAAGGACAGTGGTGTCGGCGATGAATTCGGCCAGTTGCTGAACGCGCCGGCATTTGTCGTAAACGGAACCCAATTGGGCCTGAAAAAGAACCTTTTTCAGCTTCTCGACCCATTTCTCCATGGGAGTGGCCGTATCCCCTTTGAAGAAGAAATTTGCGTCGGAAAGTCGGGCTCGGATGACGCGTTCGTGGCCGGTGGTTACCAACGCCATATCCCGCGCTCGAGTATTGTTGACAACGATAAAACAGGGCAGGAGTTTCCGTTGATCATCCACCACTGCAAAATATTTTTGATGTTCTCGCATGGCGGTGATGAGTACCTCGTCCGGAACCTCCAGAAAGCGGTCGTCGAATCTGCCGACCGAAACCACCGGAAACTCGATGAGATTCTTGACCGTATCAATCAGTTCCGCATCCGGGAGAATGACGCCGCCCAACGCCTTGGCCGTCCGGGAAATTTCCTCTGCGACGTGTTTTCGGCGCTCGTCAAGATCCGCTATCACGTCCGCGCGTCTCAACGCATCGATATATTCGCCGGGATGATTGATCCGGATCTTGCCGGGGTGCATGAAACGATGTCCACAGGTTTGGTTTCCGCTTTGTACGTCTCCGTAAACAAAGGGGATGACATCATTGCCGAGAAGGGCGAGGATCCACCTGACGGGACGGGCGAAGGTCACGTTCAGTTCACCCCATTTCATGCTTTTGGGGAAGGGTATCGCTGCTATGACGTCCGGTAGTATGCCGGACAGAATTTCCCGGGTAGGGCGGATCGTCTCGATCTTATCGGCGCAGAGATAACTCCCTTTGTCCGTTTCCTTGATGCGGAGGTCGTCAATGGAAACCCCGGCTTTTTCGGCGAATTTGACGGCGGCCATGGTCGGCTTCCCGGCATCGTCGAAGCCGATCTTCCGCGGGGGGCCGGTCAGTTCCGTCACGAGAGGTGTCTGAGCGGCCGCCACATCGACGATTTCAACGGCAAGTCTTCTCGGGGTGCCGTAAACGATTGCGGCGCCGTGTGTGATGCGGGCATGGGTCAGCTGCCCCGTCATCAATGCGGAAAAGGCCTGCAAGGCGGGCTCGATATAGCCGGCCGGGAGTTCTTCCGTTCCGATTTCAATTAATAACGTATCCATTTTTATCCCTTTTGCAGTAACGGGAAACCCATCTCTTCCCGTTGTTTCAGGTATGCTTTGGCACAGGCCCGGGTCAGATTTCGTATTCTCGCGATGTATCCGGTCCTTTCGGTCACGCTGATGGCACCGCGGGCATCCAGCAGGTTGAAGGTATGAGAGCATTTCAGACAGTATTCGTAAGCGGGAAGTACCAGGGATTGTTGAATGATGCGCTCGGCTTCGGCCTCGTAAGCATTGAAAAACCTGAAGAGCATGTCAACGTCGGCCACCTCGAAATTGTAGGTCGATTGCTCTACCTCCTGCTGGTGATGGACGCGACCGTAAGTGATTCGGTCATTCCATTTCAGATCGTAAACATTGTCCACCCCTTGTAGATACATGGCGATGCGCTCGAGACCATACGTCAGTTCCACCGGAATGGGATGAAGCTCGATGCTGCCGCAAAGCTGAAAATAAGTGAACTGAGTGATTTCCATACCGTCCAGCCAGACCTCCCATCCCAGGCCGGACGCACCCAGGGTAGGGGATTCCCAGTCATCTTCCACGAACCGGATATCGTGCTCCAGGTAGTCGATACCCAGGCGCTTCAGACTTTCCAGGTAGAGCGCCTGAATGTCATCCGGAGAGGGTTTCAATATGACCTGATACTGGTAGTAATGCTGCAGCCGATTGGGATTTTCACCATATCTTCCGTCCGTCGGACGCCGTGACGGCTGAACGTAGGCAACGTTCCACGGCTCCGGCCCGAGTGACTTCAGAAGGGTATTGTGGTGAAAGGTCCCGGCACCTACCTCCAGATCGTAGGGCTGGGTCACGACGCATCCCTTTTGCCCCCAATAGGTATTGAGTGATTGAATAATATCCTGAAAATTCATTATGTTACCTCATTGAATGGTCGTTTGATATCAGCCGCTCGCCCCCGGTCCGGAATCTTGGATCACCCGGCACTGAAAACGGTGCAACGTCGGGATGGGTTTTGCTATCGACAGCTGTACAGGAGGCCGTCCGAATCGATTTTCACATCCAGGAGACGAGCGTCCTGCCGTTCGGTCAGGATCTTTTCCCACACATCCCTAAGCCTGTCAATATGTGCCGTTTGCCCCAACGCCCACATGCATCCCCCGCCGCCCGCGCCGGTAAATCGGGCGCCGCAGCCTTCCTCCCGGGCGGCGTCGGCAAGTCTGTCCGCAGTAACGTCCATAACCTCGGGGGTCATCTCTTTTCTGATCAGGGTTTCACGGTTCATGGCTTCGACGGCATCCTGAATGTCCTGCCGTTTGAGCGCATCGGTGAATTTTTGCGTGCAATGGATGATTTCCGCCCACCGGTCTCGGTTGTTTCCGGATATGAATGCCTTTACCCAACTCTGATTGATGTTCTTCGACTCGTGAGGAATCCCGCAGTAGGCAAGCAGGAGATGGTTTTCAAAATCCTGGAGGGCGCTCTTCCTGAAGATGGCGTCCTTTTCGAACACAGCCTCCTTGACACGCCCATGCCACCGCCAGGCGTTGATCCCGCCGTAGGCCGCGGCCAATTGGTCCTGGAGGCCGCAGGGAACGCCGGCGACGCTTTCCTCCAGGGCATGGGCCAGAATTGCGATCTCACGGCGGTAGAGTTGCCGGGAAACGCCGATGCGGGTGAGAACGTTCGAAAATGCCGCAATAAGGGCGACGGCGGCGACGGACGAACCGCCCAGTCCGCTTCGTGGAGGAGAGGTCGAGTCTATCCGGATGTGGACGCCTTCGGCTTGGAAATAGGCTGCGATGGCGAATATCAGACCCATGGGATGGTCAAAAGGAGCGCTGTCGACGGGGTACTCGGCATCGGCAAAGCCTGTTGACGAGACCTTGACCACGGGTGCATCATAGGGCAGCAGTCGGACGTGCGTTCTCAGGTCTATCGCGATGTTGAACGTCGACGGGTTGAGGTGACGAAGCGGATAATAGAAGGTGCTGATATCCAAGGTGCCACCCATGTCGATTCGACAGGGCGCGGAGGTCTTCACCGATTCCGATTCCAAATAACGCTTCAGATTAACCGACATGATAACTGCATCCTTCCTTTTTTCTATTCCGAATATGTTTGAGAAACACCAGACTCCGGGGGGCATGCCCAAGATGATGGGGGAGGAACGCCTCGAGAAAACAAGCGCATTCTTCCAGTAAATCCCGGGTGAACCGGATCCGTGACGCTTTGAGGATATCCGCCGTTTCCAACCAGAGCAAAATCTTGACCGCCCCCTTTGAAAGCCGGTACGGCCCGAGGGTTCGTGAGACGCAATCCCCGCAGATCAAGCCGCCGGATAAGATGTCGACGGCAAGCCCACGGGGAGAGACGTCATCGAGGTGTGTCCTGCAGGTCTGACAATGGGTCAATTCCGGGAAAAACCCGGAGAGCCTGGTGAATTTCAGCTGGAAAAGCACATGGAGAACCGCTTTGTCCATCATGTCCCGGTCGAGCGCGGTTAGAGCCTGGTGGAGAAGCGGATAGCCGTTGGGTTTCTGGACGGCGCCTTCCTCCGGGACGATGCCGGCTATTTCGCTCCAATAGCTGGCATAGGCCGTCTTACGAAGATCGGTGCGGATTGTTGCCAGAGGATCCACCAGGACAGCCTCGGAGAGCAACGAAAGGTTGCCGGATCTGGTTTTCAACACGACCTTGAGCACGCTGAGGGGCTCAAGCGTACCCGAAAAGCGTCGGGCGTCTTTTCGGGCGGATTTGGCGAATACGGAGATCTTGCCGTGGTCCGGCGTGAACAACGTCAGGATCAAGTCATGATCGCCGTAAGGGATTCTCCGGAGCATGATTGCCGATGTGGAAAAATTCTCCATTTTCAACTTTTTGAAAAAACAGGAAAAATAACCGAATGCTGTCGCCCCGGTTTA harbors:
- the glyQ gene encoding glycine--tRNA ligase subunit alpha, whose amino-acid sequence is MNFQDIIQSLNTYWGQKGCVVTQPYDLEVGAGTFHHNTLLKSLGPEPWNVAYVQPSRRPTDGRYGENPNRLQHYYQYQVILKPSPDDIQALYLESLKRLGIDYLEHDIRFVEDDWESPTLGASGLGWEVWLDGMEITQFTYFQLCGSIELHPIPVELTYGLERIAMYLQGVDNVYDLKWNDRITYGRVHHQQEVEQSTYNFEVADVDMLFRFFNAYEAEAERIIQQSLVLPAYEYCLKCSHTFNLLDARGAISVTERTGYIARIRNLTRACAKAYLKQREEMGFPLLQKG
- the ligA gene encoding NAD-dependent DNA ligase LigA gives rise to the protein MPESPVVPNVPESVVRRAEALRQAIHYHNHRYHVLDDPEISDAEFDRMMQELIDLETAYPALADPGSPTARVGAPPLSKFATVRHSVPMLSLDNAFNDADVIEFDARVKRLLDIPDEVLYVTEPKMDGVAVELVYEDSRLVMASTRGDGITGEVITENARTIRSLPLILLSRGSGDIPRRIEVRGEVFIDVGGFQQLNTERAAEGLPVFANPRNAAAGSLRQLDSQVTARRPLKFFVYGIGNVDGLRVYSHGELLLALKQLGFPVNPLVRNGLRLKAVLNRFHELERIRHELPYAIDGMVIKVDRIEFQQRLGDKARAPRWAIAYKFAAVQETTKVLDIDIQVGRTGALTPVARLEPVAIGGVTVSNATLHNEDEVRRKDVRIGDTVLVQRAGDVIPEVVKVIASLRTGNELPFDMPRTCPICGAEAKRIPGEAVTRCINVNCPAQIKGKIRHFAAKSAFDIDGLGSKLIHQLVDRQLIRSYADIFHLDEAVLSQLDRMGPKSAGNLVKAIQASRRLPLSRFLYALGIRHVGENTAEILARQFKTLDRLTAASTEELARIDGIGLEIAGAVRHFFDQKENQEAVQRLLKSGVSLIMTDDPASGRLVGKTFVLTGTLASMTRIEAKARIEAAGGRVAGTISRQTDYLVVGSNPGSKLAKAKTLGIEIIDESDLQNLL
- a CDS encoding GHMP kinase; amino-acid sequence: MSVNLKRYLESESVKTSAPCRIDMGGTLDISTFYYPLRHLNPSTFNIAIDLRTHVRLLPYDAPVVKVSSTGFADAEYPVDSAPFDHPMGLIFAIAAYFQAEGVHIRIDSTSPPRSGLGGSSVAAVALIAAFSNVLTRIGVSRQLYRREIAILAHALEESVAGVPCGLQDQLAAAYGGINAWRWHGRVKEAVFEKDAIFRKSALQDFENHLLLAYCGIPHESKNINQSWVKAFISGNNRDRWAEIIHCTQKFTDALKRQDIQDAVEAMNRETLIRKEMTPEVMDVTADRLADAAREEGCGARFTGAGGGGCMWALGQTAHIDRLRDVWEKILTERQDARLLDVKIDSDGLLYSCR
- a CDS encoding acylphosphatase yields the protein MKGTRAHVIISGKVQGVFFRAETHRAAVAHGIKGWVKNRPEGTVEAVFEGTQEAVAAMLEWCKKGSPSARVDDIDVKWDEAREGFIDFKIIY
- a CDS encoding nucleoside phosphorylase, which encodes MNCQTFPDPSEAPLKNSKTAIVRPIVGRKSPKLGPLAMMISSGPDFERLVRILPAAEHPSRLLMSRLFLDADARYAVIGPVVGAPYAVMLLEPLIAWGAREICFMGWCGAISPKATIGDIIVPTGAIIDEGTSLGYDASLLDTARPSETLNRRIKTVLTGRGCDFLEGLVWSTDAIYRETPEKVTEFQARNALAVEMELSALFTAGRYRGIQIGAVLVVSDELTTLSWKPGFKLDRFRESRQTLIEAMKDLCQNPL
- the glyS gene encoding glycine--tRNA ligase subunit beta, with amino-acid sequence MDTLLIEIGTEELPAGYIEPALQAFSALMTGQLTHARITHGAAIVYGTPRRLAVEIVDVAAAQTPLVTELTGPPRKIGFDDAGKPTMAAVKFAEKAGVSIDDLRIKETDKGSYLCADKIETIRPTREILSGILPDVIAAIPFPKSMKWGELNVTFARPVRWILALLGNDVIPFVYGDVQSGNQTCGHRFMHPGKIRINHPGEYIDALRRADVIADLDERRKHVAEEISRTAKALGGVILPDAELIDTVKNLIEFPVVSVGRFDDRFLEVPDEVLITAMREHQKYFAVVDDQRKLLPCFIVVNNTRARDMALVTTGHERVIRARLSDANFFFKGDTATPMEKWVEKLKKVLFQAQLGSVYDKCRRVQQLAEFIADTTVLDGDLKADVSRAARLCKADLVSQVVIEFPKLQGIMGRIYATLAGEPDAVATAIEEHYRPTYSGGPLPSSPTGATLAVADKIDSICGCFSIGLAPTGASDPYALRRQGIGILQIMNAYDFSFSLEALIDRSVAAFADVSTRPAEETAGAVYGFLKGRMAHILEEDGYSRDVIASVTDISIDHIPHVWKRVAALEKLKAETDFDLLAAAFKRVVNIIKKSDAEGADLSGVDESLFEHDSESGLFSAFKTVNDRVQHRLSEGRFEEALLDIASLKNPVDAFFDGVMVMTDHIGRRNNRLALLRKIAKMFERFADFSKIST
- the ftsY gene encoding signal recognition particle-docking protein FtsY, with amino-acid sequence MGWFKKKNKQDQKDETTSRPVEGQADEIENRHSRADVSSPDHRDCDPSDEDAGRKKSKGFFRQLKRGLSKTRDVLTTDIDELFRGRKKLDADLLEEIEELLITSDMGVETTMTLIDRISKKSGGISNAKELKAVLKAEVCALMAKPAPATASPRKPHVIMVVGVNGVGKTTTIGKLAARFAGEGKGVIIGAADTFRAAAVEQLTIWAERAGVDIVKHRDNADPAAVAFDSVEAATARGKDIVIIDTAGRLHTKVNLMEELKKIKRAVAKKLPDAPHDIYLVIDATTGQNALSQAKLFNDSMGITGLILTKLDGTAKGGVVIGICNTLDIPLTYIGVGEGVDDLQKFDPEQYAEALFS
- the recO gene encoding DNA repair protein RecO, which codes for MENFSTSAIMLRRIPYGDHDLILTLFTPDHGKISVFAKSARKDARRFSGTLEPLSVLKVVLKTRSGNLSLLSEAVLVDPLATIRTDLRKTAYASYWSEIAGIVPEEGAVQKPNGYPLLHQALTALDRDMMDKAVLHVLFQLKFTRLSGFFPELTHCQTCRTHLDDVSPRGLAVDILSGGLICGDCVSRTLGPYRLSKGAVKILLWLETADILKASRIRFTRDLLEECACFLEAFLPHHLGHAPRSLVFLKHIRNRKKEGCSYHVG